In Nomascus leucogenys isolate Asia chromosome 3, Asia_NLE_v1, whole genome shotgun sequence, the genomic window CCTGGAAAGCACATGAGAAtatctccattcattcattcattcattcattctctctctctctctctttctctctctctctctctctgtctctgtttttctgtcttcctgaTCATAAGACTGAAGCTCAGAGGATGTTTTCCAGGGAACAATTCAGTCTACTGTAGTATACACAACAGGAGTCTCCACTGCCAAGTGTATTTGTTTTCTAGGGCTTCCATAATAaactaccacagactgggtggcttagaacaacataaatttattctcacatagtgctggaggctagaagtctgagatcaaggtgtcactAGGGTTGGTTCCTACTGGAGGCTCTGAGGAATATTCTTCTACGCCTCACTCCCAGCTTCTGATATAGGCCATCATAGATAAACAGCCCTGAGGAATTAGCAGCAGTTTCCTGGCTGAATTGTTCATCATATTCTGTGTTTTCTCATAGAATGGAAGATCTTAGTAGAAAACAAGGCTGTAGGCAGATGTTTCAGAAGAAGCTAGTAGAAGTTTCTGATACCAGTATTGTCCACAGTCTTTGTCTTAaagatgcatcactccaatctctgcctccttcaTCACACAGCATTCTCCTTGTGTGactgtgtgtccaaatttccctcttcttataaggacaccagtcagtgGATTAGGGCCTGCTCTAATCCAGTGTGGCCTCGTCTTGTCTTTATTATAACTGTAAAGACCCTAATTTCACATAAGGGTGCATTCATAAGTCCTGGTGGTTAGGActtgcatagatttttttttttttttttttgtgacaccATTTAGCCCACAACATTAAGGAATGGGAATTCCTGACCAAGGACACTGAAGGTGGTCTGTCCTGtgtttcatttcttctcctttggTCCCTGGCCAGCCCTTCccagttttgtctttttattactgtCTCATAGCAGTTGTTTCTGTATCCTATGTATCCTTTGACAGATACAGGCCaatctttgcaaatatttttctcccagtcATGGTTGGCCTGTTTTTCCTAATGTTTAACAAACTGAGTTaatctttaattttgatgaaattcaattgATCATTTTTTACTTGAATAATAATTGAGTTCTCTAAGACAATTTTGCCTAATGCTAAGTTACAAAAGATATCTGTACATTTTGAACCTAGATTTTTTTAGCTCttatgaaataaaactttaaaagaagaCAGGGAGCAAGCAAGAGACAATCAGAAtgtaaatagaaaacaatgtaacagaaaggaatgtagctcttatgatcctttgtacTTGTATGTTatcagttgtcatgtctcctctctcatttctgattttgaatcttctctgtatttttcttagttattttaGCTAAAGTTTGGAAATTGTatcatttcacaaaaattaacttttgagtttcattgatctatttgcttttctactctctatgtcatttatttctgttctgatctttgttatttccttctaaAAGGATGAAATATTAGTGAGAATACAGAAAATACGAACAAGATTAATATCCTGACCTAATGATACACTAATCAACtgtaaaaatcacattatttctAGTGCACATAATACAGTTACCATTCTAAATCATAACCTagatcataaaataaaatcttaacaaatttcaaaagattgaactcatataaaagtatatttctgGATACAGTGGAATTAAACTATAAATCACTTACAGGagtatagctttttaaaatacccAAATATTTAGGAATTAAACCACACACTTATAAATAAACCATGAGTCAAAGAAgtcacaatgaaaattataaaatattttgaattggatatgaaaaacatattttgaattgGTGACAAAAGATACATATCCAAACCTGTGGTATGCAGCTGAAATagttcttaaataaaaattataactttaaatgattatattagcaaagaaggaaggaagaaaatcagttctttaaatgtcaattaaaagaagctagaaaaagaatgGCCAATTAAACCCACAGAAGATCGAtacaagaaaatgataaagataggaacagatataaataaatgaaatcatagagGTTAGTAGAGAAAACACCAAAAAgaagtttttggaaaaaaattaataaaattgacaaatcctttgcaagatggattaagaaaaaaagagacaggcaaagcacagtggctcatgcctgtaattccagcactttgggaggctgaggcaggcagatcacctcaggtcaggagttcaagaccagcctagccagcatggcaaaacctcgtctccactaaaaatacaaaaattagccaggaatggtggtgggcatctgtaatcccagctacctgggaggctgaggcaggagaatctcttgaacctgggaggcagaggttgcagtgagccaagaccgtgccactgcactccagccactccggccactccagcctgggtgacagagtgagactctgtctcaaaaaaaaaaaaaaaaagagataaaatacaaataatcataaCAGATACATAGACATTGCTATAGATCCTACTTACAttgaaaagaaatatgaagatattgtaacaattttatgccaatacatatatattcagaGGAAATTGACACATTCATTGAAAAATATAACCCACTGAAActgaacaaaagacagaaaacatgaATAGGTTTAGATCATGAGGAAAttaaatctgaaattaaaatcaTTTCCCAACAGAAAACACCATTccaagatggcttcactggtgaatttatctaacattaaagtataattttacacaaattattttagataatagGGAGCATGAGAGCACATCACAGCTCATTTTAATGAGGCTTACATAACATTGACACCAAACCATAGCAAGTGCattaaggaagggaaaaaaagccagtatctctcatgaacataggtGCAAATGTTCTAAACAAACTATTAATAAGTCCACTCCACTAATATATACACAAGATAAAATGTGACTAAATGGAGTTTATTCCATCAAAGTaaggtttatttaatttttaaaaatcgatACGTGTTATTTATAATATCACATTATCGCATTAAAAAGCATATATCTAGTGGCATAACTGTGTGTATTAAGGCCTAAAATGTAGTATCCTGATACTTTACTACACACTTTAAAGGTGTTAACTTATTTCATCGTCCCCACAATTTTCATGAAATAGGAATCATTATTTTCTCCCAGCTGCAAACACATGGCTGAAACACAAAGTAACTGGCTCTAGATCATGTAGCAATTAAGTGACAGAGCTGTGAATCCAGTTTAGATAGGCCTGACTGGAGCACTTCATTATATTGTCTTTCATGAGTCTATATCTGCTCTGGTGGTCTCTGTATTGGGGTTGCTAACCAGTGcaataaggtaagaaaaaaagtaaagcaattgGGAAGAAACAAGTATTGCCATATTTTCAGCTTACATGACTATGCATATACAAAATCCAGAAGAATCTACAAATTactaaatttaagaaataaacttaTTGAGGTTACTAAACATTGTAAGACTACACACAAAACTTAAAACTGTATTTCTGTGtacaagaatagaaaagaaaaaatattaaaaatatattattaaaatcacTAAAACCACCAAAACAAGATATATAAggtttttaaactaaaaatgtcAAAACATAGCAATGAAGTTAAAGAAATCCTTGTTAAACAAAGAGATACACGATGAACATTGATTAGAGATTCAGTAGTAAGTTGCCAGTTCTGCATAAGTTGATTGAGTCAATGTGGTCCCAATGGAAACCTCATCAGGTTTTTGTGGAAACTGAGAAGctgtttctaatatttatatgtaaatcttgacttgaagaagaacaaagctggactaTAGTTACAACTATAAATatacagtaattaaaatagtGTACTGTTTGACACAAGCATCAACAAATAGACtagaatagacagcccagaaacagacacacacacatacagttaCCTAACTTACAAAAATGCACCACCCTAATTCAATGGAGGAAAAATGGTCTTTCCTACAAATAGTGCTGTCTCAAGTGGATATCTATTCTACTAGGAATAGATAGAATGTTTATTaataaaactattagaaaaaaatggaaaaatatcttcaTGATTTCAAAATCATGAAAAATCTCTTCATGGTTtcaaaattgtgaaaaatatCTTTATGGTTTTGGgatgggcaaaaatttcttaaacctgacacaaaaagcactaattttgaaagaaaatatgaataaatagaCTTTCTCAAAATTAGGAAATTTTGTTCATCAAAATTCAACATTAGGAGCAAGTCAAAAACTAgcaaaatatttgtaatacaCATTAAAAAGGACATATTCAGAatgtaaaaataacttaaaaatcagtaagaaaaatattggctaactaatttaaacaaaatacaaaagatgtgAACGggtacttcacaaaagaagataccCAAGTGCCCAATAAGCATAGAAAAAAGTGTTCAACCTTATTACATGTTGGGGAAATACAGATTAAAACCATGGGGAAATATCACTTTACATCCACAGGAATAATGAAAAttaagagaactgaaaacattgAGTTTTTACAAGCACATAGAGCATCTAGGACTGCCACACATTGCTGGCAGGAGCATAAATTCATACAATCACTTAGGAAAACTGGTAATATCTACTAAAGCTAAATACATGCTTTCCTCATCCTCTACCAGTTCCACTCCTGGATAGGTAGCGAAATTAGTGCACCATGTCCACCAAAAGACAAGTCCAGGAATGTTCGTGGGTTCTCTTCCTCATGGCCAAAAATTGGAAGCCACTTAAGTGCCTATTAACAATAGAATGGATGAACAGAGGTATATTAATATAAGGGAACCCTACATGGCAATGAAAAGGATGAAACTTTTGTACATatgacatgaatgaatctcacagaCTTAATTCTGAGTAAACAAGACATACAACATTACACACAGTGTGATTCCAACTATACAATGTTTATAAACAGACAAAATTACTGTGCAGTCATGGAGGTCAGAATAGTATTTTCCTAGGAGTTAGTACTAGGAGGAGTTATAAAGGGGCTTCTAGGGAGTCAAAAATGTCCCATATCTTAATCTAGAAAGTGAGTATATAGGTGTGCATGTGCGTGAGAATTTGTGAAGCTGTTTGCTTGAGATTTGTTATTTATGTTCTTTACATGGTTTAATATCTcattagaaagaaaacagagctCATAGAGAAAGTTACAAAATAGATTTTCTTAATACATGAAACTTGGTAAAAAGCTATGGTATTAAACTGTGGTGATGTCATTAGGGGAACCCTCTACCCAAAGAGAAAGGAAGGCTCAACAGAGCACAGGTGTTTGTtgtaaatggaaaaatgaatcCATCTTATTTTCATATTGCAGCAAGTTAACACTATCGAAAGTATTACAGATTTATTAAACTAGATAGTTAATGTAGGATGCAAAAGATAGGGCCtcatagtatataaaaatatattattatataattagcATGACTACTACCGCTGCTActaactactactactactactactattattgcTTTGTTGGTGCTGTTAGTGATCATTTTTAGTGATTGCCCACAAAAGGAACAATACTGGATATGAGGAAATtgatataatttatcttttcaagCAGACTGTGGGCCTGTGGGTTGCAGTAAAAAGACAAGGTGGGCCTGAGTGATGTGACTCTTCAGATAGGGAACTCGCAGACAGCCAgatgggaggaggagcaggggacATCATTCCACCGGCCATTTCTCAGTAGCAATACACAATCTTCATCAGAACCAGCATTGTTGGGTTCACCCTCATTCCAATTTGTGTAGGTCAGTCTATTTCCTGTCAGATCCACAAACTGCCCTTCTGTCTTCTCATCAGTGATGCCCATGAAGGCTTCCTCCTTGATGAGATTCTGAATGGCTCTGTTCTCTGCAGCATTCCTGGGGGTGGCCACAGAGGCCTGGAACTTGACACACAGGGCCTTCACTTTTTCAAAGGTCATCATTTCACCATTGGTCAGGAAGAACTTGTTTCCAACTTGTTTGCCCAGAGAGAAGGTCAGCCCTAAAATGTGAAAAAGTGGATGAAACTGACTCATTCTTAAGCCCAACTCAAGGTATTTCTCAAGAAAAAGTCTTCTAGAgtagagttgccagataaaatatagtatgtccagttaaatttgaatttcagacaaacaaTGAATGTTTTAGTATATCTCCCATAGAATTTTTcagacatacttatactaaaaatgtttttaagctGAAATCCAATTTAACTGgtgctttgtctttttctttgttaaatatgGCAACCCAAATGTGAACAGACAGACTGGTACAAAGGCCTCTCTGTGCTTTCAGATCAGAATTCTAAAAGACATATAATTTGGACTTCTGAATTCTAAATTATTAACTTGAGACCAAACAAAAATGTCCGAAAATATTTGCCCCAGACAGGTTAGACCCCACAGCCAGGTCTCAATACCAGTGCAACAAAGGAATATAAGTCCCATTTTCAGTGAGCAATATCAGAGGGTAAAGGATTAGGGTATCTCAAGTCAGACTGACTTCCATCTATAAACCACTCCTGCCATTTATTAGCTCTGTGCATTTGAGCAGTAATTTAACTTCCCTTTGCCTCCATTTCTACCAAATTGTTGTGAGAATTTCATGAGGTCAGAATATGAGAAATGCCTCGCAGGGTACTGAAAATtatatgcattcaataaatatttgttgcattctATTTTTCCCAAACTTCAAGCTGCCTGGAGAGTAAGAGAAAAACTTACACTTTTTGATACGTGCCATTTCTGTTTGCAGagcttttctttctgagacagccAGGCTACTATCACAATCTAGAGAATTAGAACAAAGTAAAGAAGCACTGTTAAGAAGGAGCCTCAGAACCATGCATATACAAGGGAGTGGAGCATctttttcaaactgaaaaaaaagcttattttacATTGATGTTTACActgtggaggaaaataaaaaatactgaaaagccAGAAGAATGAAAAATCTCTATTTCCATCCAACCCCAAATGTCACTCTTTGTCTGTTTACTGTATCCCAAAGTACACATACATatcacatgtacacatatactcCCTGATTACCTAGCAATCCATATGCCAGGTTCTTcacagattttgtttttcaaataaattgttctatcaaaactaaaaagaaatctcTTGAGGCATTACTCTATTAGGACCTGGTGAAGAGTGATGAAAAAGATTGCAGGGTTTTTGTCTTTGAAGAGGTTTTGCTTTTGacgtcttttgttttgtttttgttttttccatgtttgttcaGTTAGTCAGGAAACCAAGATTTTTGTGAGTTGCCCATTATCCAAGTGGGTAGGGCATGAGCAAATCACTTGTGGTAGATGGCAAAAATGGCCTCAATAGGGTACAGCTCCTCGCATTAAGACATGAGTCTATTTCCCCactccttgaatctgggctggccttgtgacttATTTTGACCAATACAGTCTGAACAGAAATGATAATGTGCTCTGAGTCTTCAAGAAGCCTAAAGCCTATCTTATTTCTACTCTTGGGAATCCTGTAGTCACTGCTATGTGAACAAGCCCTGGCTAGCCTGTTGGATGATGAGAGTTGTGGTTCAATTACCTTCATCACTCCAGCTTACATTCAAACAACAGCCAGACACATGAGTGAGACTATTGGCCATCAGTTGACCACAGACATATGAGTAAGCCCAACTTAAACCAGCAGAGAAATCACAGGGCTGACCCACAGACTTGTGACTTAAATTGACGGCTATGTTTTTAAGCTATTAAGCTTTGGCTTGGTTTCTTATGAAGTAAAATATGACCATGGTTACATGCTTTTGTAAAAATAGGCATAATAAGCCCACACTTAGATGGCCTATTTTCTCCCTATTTTCTCCTTATTATGCCTATAGGCATAATAAGCCCACACTTAGATGGCGTACTTTCTAGGACCAGGGCCTCACACTGGACTGTGTCAGCTGACGGAGAATCCAGGCTCAGCTCCTACAGGGAGTGGCTGATGAGGGAGTTGTCTTGAAAAGTTTGTAAGTCTGTACTCAGGCATTTATAGGAATTCCCTAAGGCTCTAAGAATGAAGAGAGGGCTGAGGGCACTGGGTCAGAAAGCAAATTTGGGTATCTTCCTTTGAAGGAACAGGAGAAGGAGCACCTCTTACTAGGTACTCAAGGTCTCAGACCCCTGGGTGCACTCAGCTCAGACCTTGCTGGGGTCCTTACCTGGACTGTTTCCAGGGTCTCCTTTTTGGCCCTTTGGTCCTGGTGACCCAGAAGGCCCTGGATTTCCTGGAGGCCCCAACTTTCCAGGAGGGCCCTGTAAGCCTCTGAGCCCTTGGCCTGTTGGAAGACAAAGGAAATGTGACTTAATATCTAtgttcttgctctctctcttcaaGCGTTTGATGCCCAATCCCTTCTCAGGAGAAAGGAGACCTTGACCCAGGACTGACCTTTCTGAGCACTGCTCTCAATAACTGTATGGTATGCACCTGAGAGCAATAACTTAAGAAATAAAGTTGCCACGTGGAGGTTGCTGCAGGGAGGATGCAAAGTGAAAATCAACTGCTTGTTTTTTTTACAAGTAGTTGTGGTTCTCCTCTCCAGCCCACTGCTGCTGGATCTCCCTGTAAATAGGTTCCCCCAGTAAAACCTATGTTTGTTTTCTGGCTCCaggtctcttctttggcctcttgaacctggCGCCATCCCTATTGAAGGGAATAGGGGTCTGACATGACAATGACCCAGAGAAGAAAAATTCATCCTGTGTCCCATGGGAGGGCCTGACCTGTGGGCCACTTTCCTGGGCAGGCAAGACAACTGTTAGCCACAAACTGCTGTGTGGAATTCTGAGATGCCAGAGAATGAAAACTGAATCTCTGTTTTGAGTTATAGTATAGTTGAGAAAAATATACTCAAATAGGACATCAGTCTCTGCATATCCCCAGGCAGTTTTCGCTGGAAGGTAAAGAATTGCAGAGACAGAACAGCCCAACATATACCTGGTTCCCCCTTTTCTCCCTTGGTGCCATCACGCCCGTCTTTGCCTGGGAAGCCATTGATGCCTGGAGAGCTACAGGCAATCACCGCAGGGCAGGTCTTTTGGGCATCCTCACAGGTCACAGTTTCTGAGTAAGATGCTGCCACCATACTCatgagaaggagagagagtgaCGGAATCAGGGACATGGTCCTCACCTTGGTGTGAGAAAAGTCAGGGAAGGTTAATCTCAGTTaatcaacacatatttactgaaCATGCCCTCTGTCCTACAATCTGGGTGCAGGCTATATAGAAATAGATGACCCATCCCTGGCCTCTAGCTGGGGATTTGGAAAAGTAAACATTCCTTGTGACACTGTGTGACTAGTACTTTAACAAAGGTAGGCACTATGATGAGCAGTGGGGATCCTAAGGAGGGGTTCATCTGTGCCGAGACACCTGGTGTTGCTGCTGGAAGACTATAAACATGCTTTCCATGGTAGTGAGAACAAATGGGACTGTGCATTGCCAGCTCGCTCATGCCTGTTAGCTTAGGGAATGAGAATGAGTGGAAACCCAGGTGTCTGTAGgagcttcctctttctctccacgTCCCCTTTGGGTCCATCTGCCACCTGAATCCCATCTTTGTATCTGGGCAGCTGATTCCCCTCCAGGGCCTGTTAACTATCATTTGCTCAGTGGCAGGCCCTGAGCTGAAAGCTGGTGATCCAAAGAGGAAGGTCTCAACCTCAGATCAACCTCAACCTTAGTTACCAACCCAGCCCAGAATTAACTTGAGTTTGCTTCCCCTTGGTGTTTTAGACAGGCTTGCCTGGGTAAGCATTTTCTCTGGAAATTTCTTACTATGTTGGCCCTGGCAGAGTGCTAAATACCTCTCTACTTTCTGGCAGGAATTCCCCATGTTCTGTGAGTCAAAACCACTGGCAATTAGACAACTTGCCTTGAATCTTCCTCCCATTTCTCAATCTTAACCTTTCATTTGTTCTTCAGAGCTTTCTTCCAGCTATTACCCCCTAAGAAACCTCAGCAGCCCAGCCCCATAGGTCTAAGCCTCCAAGGCTCCCTTTGAAAACAAAGACAATCTCCACTGCAGATGAACAGATAATAGAGGAAAGTCACAGATGCTGCAGCACAAGCAGAAAAAGAGACATCCTCAACCTGATTTCTGCCTTCCatcccactccccccacccctaGAAAGCCTCCTCCATGCCTCCAGGGCCATGTCAGCTCCCCAAACCCTTGATCCGGGAACCCAGATTTATTCACCAGAAATGACTTACTGGTGTTTCTGCAGAGCAGGGACTCAATGACAAGGACGCTGGCCCTCTAGCCTGGGGCTCTGGCAGATGCCTCAGAgtgagggaggaggctgggctcAGCAATTTAGGGCCCAATCAACCTTGTGAACAAGGATATCCTGGGCCTGGCCTTCAACTCCAGATTAATAAACAACTCTtctcagaactatgagaaatttaGGAGCCTCCAACACAGTGCTCGGCAGCTGTCTGCTTTAATACAGCACAATTCCTCTTTCAATTGCCATCCATTCTGGCAAATCTCATTGCTGAACTACCATAACTAGGTTCACCTAGTTAGTCATGTTGAGATCCTTGTttccaacagaaaaacaaagatactCACAAATGCATACGCATGCTCATGCACACCAACTATACACACAGACACGTGCATGCGCGCACACACCCATCCATGAAACCACATAGACCTCTTGCTGCGATTAATGCATTAAGGCcattcctgcctcagactcttcACTTGATGTCTCCATGCCTGGACCCCTTACGGACATCGCCGGCTAGCTCTTTCTCTTCTATTCAAATATTCCAATTTCAGAGAAATAAGTACCTTGATCACTTACTCTAAAATAGTCCTACCTAGCAGTCTCTATCCTCTTAGCCtgaattattttctctcatgTTACTTACCCCTTATGATATTATAG contains:
- the MBL2 gene encoding mannose-binding protein C — encoded protein: MSLIPSLSLLLMSMVAASYSETVTCEDAQKTCPAVIACSSPGINGFPGKDGRDGTKGEKGEPGQGLRGLQGPPGKLGPPGNPGPSGSPGPKGQKGDPGNSPDCDSSLAVSERKALQTEMARIKKWLTFSLGKQVGNKFFLTNGEMMTFEKVKALCVKFQASVATPRNAAENRAIQNLIKEEAFMGITDEKTEGQFVDLTGNRLTYTNWNEGEPNNAGSDEDCVLLLRNGRWNDVPCSSSHLAVCEFPI